In Setaria italica strain Yugu1 chromosome I, Setaria_italica_v2.0, whole genome shotgun sequence, the genomic window TTTATCTACCCTTTCGTTTCTGTCAGTTACATAGCACAATTTCCACCAATAAGTGTCCAATTGTATACTTTAGATCTGAATTTGAAATCATGAGGTCGTTGGAGCTTACTTGAGTCGTTCATGGCATGGTTTAGTATTTTGGAGCTAGTTGGCGCTCATGATATAGTTTAGTATTTGAGATGCACATGGATAAATTTATAGATCAATTTTGGATCCTAATTCCTAACCTTTCCAAATTTTGCTCCAATGTAAGGTCAATTTGGACCTAGCTAGCCATTAGGGTTAATTTGTGTCCATGATTTGTGAATgtggctagctagctagctaacaATTAGATGATGAGTTATATATCTATTTCCTTTGCATTAATTTGGCTagaattttttcctttttaattattttaaataataaTAACTCATTGAATAATTTTACATTAACTCAATTCCTCGCCTACCCATTTTTCTACTTAGGGTGGTTCAGGTATGTATGAAAGTAAAATAGATTGGAAACTCACGGATGCATGACAATGTCAAAGTATTTGTTTTAACATGCCAAAATTTCCCCATTTAATACAGCTATCTATAGACTGGCCGGGAAAAGTACAACAGCATAGAACTCTTGCGACGTTTCCATGTCCCAAACTAGCACCTGCAGGACTTACTACAATTGAGAAGACCAAGCATAATGTTCCCCTTAAATCCTTAATCTCAGAGGGAAAAAAGAAGCAATGTTTTTTTTGCGGGTATAGAAAAAAGAAGCAATGTTCCCTTTGTCGAAACCTCCCTTCACCGCAGTTCTCTCGTTGCTGTAAATCTGCCTAACGTACGCAACTGTAGGACTGATGCACTGTATCTCTCCTACAATCCATTTTTAACTGTGGACAAGTCCGCGCCTCCTGTCTCCATTGCCCCCTTCACGAGCCACCGGATTACGGGTTCCCTGCTGCATTTTTAAACCCTTTTACGCAGGTCGCCCACCAGACAATTTGGTCCAAGTAATCTAGTACAGTAATCTTCCTCACATCAAGTAATCTTTTTTCTAATCTGAAATAAAGCAGCAAGCAATTAATAACTAGCCAGAGCCAGCCCCTGTGGCCGCCACTCCTCCCATGCGTCACACAACGGTAACTGCCACGaaacggccggccggccacgtcTGCTGGATTTCCTCGCCGTGACCTTCAAACCAAAGCACCAGGAAATTAAAGGAAGAAAAGCCGGCCGGCTCCCTTTGACATCAGATCACACCCTCGCATCAGCATCCTCTAAACCCAAGCGTTTGACCTGCAAAAGGCAGCCTTGGCTGACACATCACTACTAACCAGCTCTACATAAACACAACACCTAATGGAGAACTTGTCATAAGCACAACTGACCCTAACTGCCTAATTAGCTGCCTTGTCCTGAGAAATTAAACACGGCTAGCACTTGCCAGAGATCGCAGCTGATCCTGATCTGATGGAGCATCAGAAGTCGAAATCCATGGAGATTGACAGCGCCATGTGGCAGTCGGCGCGGCTGCAGGCCACCGGCAGCGACGAGCTGGGGCAGTCCTGCAGGGTGTACTGCCCGGCGACGGGGAGGGTGCCGTTCGTGTGGGAGGACGAGCCGGGGAAGCCCAAGGGCTCCGCCGGGATGGACGTCGTCCCGCCGCTGTGCCCCTCGCCGGCCATGCAGAGCGCGCGGCTCGCCGGGCGGAGGCGCAAGGGCAAGCAGAGCGCCGCCGGGACGGCAGCGGGTTTCGAAGGCTGCATCCCGCTGAGGTTCAGCTTGGGCCGGGCGATGAAGAGGTGGGTCTAAACAAATCAAGAGGAGCGCCTTGCCATAAAATTAGATGTGTACATGTGTCGTAGTACAATGATATAGTATGTGCTGACAACTTGCAAAGGATGTAAAGCATGTATGAAACTTTAAGGCTTATTGTGTACATGAATCAATCAGGTTGTGAGATAACATCCAGATTTAGATGCATGATACTGATCCTTGTATTGCTAAGTTTATACTTTCAGCTTTTTCAGATTTGTCAGCAAAGGGATACCAGAAATGCATGGTAAAACAGTAACTCTCCTATAACGCATGTCGCATAGCGTGCGAATTCAAGCGTCGTATGCAATATATCTGCAACACACGGGCACACAAGGAAACACATGGGAAAACGGACTTTTTAGAGCATCTCCACCAGCCCATGGTCATTCTATCGCTTATCAAAAGCACTGGGTAAGGAGAGACGAAACAGGGAGATCAGAGATATTTTTACCTATAACTATTCCATTGTGGGCCCACCCATGGGTAGTATTAAATGATGCAACCATCCATGAAGAAGGGTTTGCTCGCGTGCATTGATCAGAGCTACTAATGTCTTACAGACCGCACACAATATTTCTCCAGAAATGATCCAAAACTTAGCTGTTGACTTACAGGctctgtttgtttgtttgtatcAGTTTGCAAACTATATGGTCAATCAGAAAGTTGAAACAAACAACTCTCAGATTGTAACAATCTTCAGACCAAATTGTTGTAATCCAACAATCTGTTCCACCCAGATTGCAGATTGTAAAGATCTGCCCCAGCATGCAACTAAGTTGTAGTGAAGACTCGAGAGACAAAACTGACGGAAACAAACACACTATGTAATCTATGTGAAACTAAGTTTCAAGCACAGCTGCTTCGTGTTGACTGCTAAAACAACGTTAGACAGCAACCACGGTTAAAAGTGTCAGGTTGACAGCATCAGCATACACACTGTCATTTCCCCAAATACaaacaataaaataaaacaatGTACCTGAACTTCAACCGTTCACATCTTCCATCTCTACTATCTGTGGTTATTTCGCACACCTATGACATGAAATAGCCATGGCAGCATAAAGCAACAGAATAATCTAGCACCATAAACCAATATCCTATCACACAATTACCATAAACTGATAAATCTGCCAAGGTTGATCCTGGATCTAATGCAACAGTCTGCGCTTAAGTTGCTACCACAGGAACTTATATTGGCACGTGCAGCATTCATGGCCAGAACCAACAATTTCATTGCAAAGCATACAACTAAAAGCAAAAGCTGTTTTACTTGGCAATCCATGTGGTGCATGTCTGATTACCTGAAACAAGTGCTAGGAAACAAACACAAATGTAAGCATAGGAAACTGAGAAACAAAGGACTGCACAAGCATTGCTTGGGGCTCACCAAATTGCATGCAGAAAGCCAGAAACATCACGTTAAGTTGTAAACCCATAGTTTCAAAATGAGCCACCAAATTCTGTTTTCCTGGAATGCCGACAGAATAAACAATGACAAAAGAAGTGATAATGGAGAACGGGATATCAGTCTACAGAGTTTTGCAAAGTAACAAGCCAACAAGGTTATACATGCTCAGCAGTAGCTCATCTCCCACTCTGTCCAGTAATAGAGTAACTGCAACCCGATACCGCACATCTTTGATTGGTGCATAATCCTGAAAGacatagaaagaaagaaaaaataattagttaAATTACTCAGGAAATTACGACAGGTTAACTGCCAAAAGAACTTAACCTATAATTGCTTAAGCAAAACATCAAAACAGATATCAACAGTTAACTGTTATGTATCTGTTTGGTCTTTTAGATGCTCGCACATAAactctattttttctttctaatAATGAAAAGATCATGTAGTGGGGATCTTCCCCATAGTTTcacgataaaaaaaatatatgttaaGGTGGCAACATAACTACAATACATGAAAAAAACGAAGCTACCATGAATAAATTGCATTAATGAAGTCACATAAAAAAGAAATGTCCTGTAAATGCAACATAGCAAAATTGTTATATATCATTGAAACTGACAATAGCCTGACAATCATTCCTGAAAAGAGAAATTTCAATGGACACAGACTACAAAAAGCTCAAAGATTAGGTGATTAACTTTTTAAGGCCCAATGGATGTAGCGCACATAATTCTAGAATAACTGGAGGCACAATGTTAAATTATCCAAGAATAAATGGAAAAGGCATCCACAGCCCATGCGCCCAGATATCCGTCACAAACCAGCATTCTTGAATTACAAATAAAATTGTGCACACTATCCCTAAAGCAGCAGCCTGGAATAAACTCATATGCGCATTCTCAAAATTTATGTCCGAAAAAAAGTTCGAAGAAAATTGGAGATTAAAATGTATATTAGACATAGTGATATTAGGCTTAGCTATAGCGGGTGAACATTATTGAAGGCCACAAAAAaatgacaaaaagaaaaataatgatgTTCTCCACCTAATATTGGAGACAATAAATATGCAGATCCATAAAAATATTGCAACAAATTTACATCATGGATTCAGATTTATATCCAATGAAGATCTTACATTCATATTAGGACCTGATATAACAAAGGTAATAACCTAATCCATGTAAAGATTCTAAAATCCAAATTCTGACCGATTCCTAGAGAACTCCTATGTACTTCTGTCAGTTGTACAATGAATCCTTCTATTAAACTAGTTCAAGGAAGTGAACCTAGCTCAACTGATTAGGGTGGGAGGTGTGGTCGTGCACTCTAACCACCCAGGTTCAAGTCCCTCTAGCTcgaatttgggtgcctatttcttcttcttaatgaaaaatcgcCTAGCTCCTCCTAGGTtgatctaatttttttattaaacaAGTTCCGTTTTCTTAATATGATAATATTAATTTTCGAAGTGATCTAGATTGAGCAAAATCCCAGTACAATCAACAGTAAATATTCATCTGGTCCATAGCTCAACCCAAGCATATGTAATCAAACAAGCATACTGAGGATTTGGATTAAAAACAATTGATGTTGATTAGCTTATCAATTCATTCTTTGTAACTCATAACAACATAGAGATTCGACGTATAAAACCATATTGCACAAAACAGTTAATAGAAGTAAACTATTATTTCTTCACCCCAATTTTGACTGCCAAAGTGAACAGTACAGTTTCTCAGCAAACCAACAGGTAAAAAAGATGGTGTACAAACATAAGCGATCTCACAGAAGACCAGCTAGGAGGGATTTGGAAGGAACAGGATTAGGTTCAGATTCAAACTAAAACCATATCAATAGGGCGTGTACAAAATATAGGGGATCCAACACAGCACCTGTTGGATAGGAGGAATGAGGATAAAAATAACCCTGAAAGTTCAAGGAGCAATCCTAGTAATCCAAAAAGGGGTGCATGTTTTATTGAAATTATTGAAAAAGAGCAAAAAGCAACAAAAATGATTGGGAAGACCACCAAATAGATAATGAATTTATAAGCCAAAGCTAGAAATTTACTTATAGCTCTATCACCCAATGAGTATATATTTGACAACATTGGTTCCTCTGCAGTCTATCTCTAGGACCTGATGACCTATACAGGTGTACTCATAGTTGCAGAACTGACCTGTAGATGATGAGATGATGAATGCAGATTCATAAACAACTCAAACTTTCTGATAATCAACTCAACAACATTGTCATAATCTTTTGAACCATCCCCTCTCCCTGTAAGGTGCTAAGAATCAAAGCTTATACATCATGACTTCACTATGTACCATTTTAACATACATGATTTCACCATGTACCATTTTAAAATCTTACCACACCTCCCATCTCTCAATAATGATGCTAAGCTTTGTTGCGTACATGTCATCTACTAATCTTAAAAAAGGCACATTACATGGGCTAACCAAATTAAAAGGAGAGCATGATAGCTTTCGCCATTCACAAAGGATTGAGTGCCCAACACTGTCAAGTGGTTATTGGGCACTCATTGTAAATCAGTTAGCCATACCACAAGAATTTATTGTTATAATAACTATACATCTCCAGACTTGTCGCAGAGGCCAGAGAtaattccattttctaaaaaatatatatctccAGACTCCAATCCATACCTGACCTAGGCACAAACAATTACATCATAGATACTTCCACAGCAGACAAATGGCCAGGCTTATCATCTAGAATACATAAGTAGTATTCCCAACAAGACAAGCATGCTAAGCATACCACACAAAACATGCACCTGTTCAGAAATCCCCAGAACAATTCATCGCAAAATTCTACAAAAAATAGAACCACAACTCATGTTTTTCAGTAGGATGCAAAATCGAGTTGCAATAGCAACCCAATTAAACGCTAatagaaaataaattttaaCTATCAACAAAGGGGCAGGAAGAGATTCAGACCTTTCCCTTTAGCGGTTGCGCTCGGGCGGCAGGGGCCGGTTGAACCCGCCGCGGCGGTTCATGTACTGGCGCGGCTGGCGCTTGGTGACGACGCGCACTCCGCTGACGTCGGCGTCAGGCACGTGCTTCCCCTTGGTGGAGTCGAACCCGACGGGGATgcccatcatcttcatcatctcgaGCTCCTCCGCATCCACGtccccgtcgcccgccgccgcggccgcggccgcggccgccgggtcCCCTCCGCCCTTGGGTGCCGCGGGAGGATCGGCGGACTTCTTGTCCTCCCTGTGgtggtggtcggcggcggcgggggacgcGTCGCGGCGGCGCTTGTGACGGCCAGCGTCGGGGGAGGGTGACGAGCGGCCTCGGTGGGAGtgggagtggcggcggtgggagcgGTCCCGGTCGGCTGACGGGGAACGGGACCGGGAGCGCTTCCGCtcgcggtcgcggcggcggtcgcggtcGCGATCCTTATCCCTGTCCCTGTTCCTGTCGCGATCCCGGTCGCGATGGCGATCGAGGTCGCGGTCCTTGTCACGGTCGCGGTCGCGGGGCTTTTCCTTGTCGCGGCGGCGGTCGGACATttcgccggcgaggaggcggggagaggagaggaggtagGGTTTGCTGTTTTCTCGGGGCTTTTGTTCTCTACTAGGGCCGGGCCGATTTCGAGCTTCCAAAGCAGAGTGTACCATGATTTCCGTTGGTGATTCCAAATAGATTGCATTAGTTTTTATTcttaaaaattatactaaaagTTATTGAAATTTCTATAATTTACTACGATTAGGAATTTTTCATAATGCAAATCCTATGAGCTTTCTCCAATTTTTTCCTCTATTGCTAAACATAAATTATTTGGAAGGATTTTCATGGCCTAGTCCGAAGGCCAAATTTCATTTGTCTATACCTGGGCCGGCGATATGATTTCGCCAGCGTGACCATCTAACCAACCAAAAAGTAGCAATTTGCGATTGATCGAGCTAGTGGATAGGAACATTCTGATAGAATCCCAAAGTTAAACCATGCATTTGGCTTAAAAATCGTTTGAACCATGCCTTTAGAATTAAACAAATAAGGTTGGACCTAATGTTTATAGAGAAAATTCCCTATATACCATTGAAAAATATACCCATCAGCCATCCAAATTATAGCCATCCGTACCCTCGGTGCCGTCACTTTTCACATAACGGAGTTAGGCCTGATTTGTTACAtgtgcttatttttagcaaccgtcacatcgaatatttagatactaattagaagtattaaacgtagattatttataaaacccattacataagtggaggctaagcgacgagacgaatctattaagtctaattagtccatgatttgacaatgtgttactacattaaacatttgctaatgatggattaattaggcttaatcgattcgtctcgccgtttagcctccacttatgtaatgaattttgtaaatagtctacgtttaagattgatgtgacacgtgctaaagaTAGgcaaggaaccaaacgcccccttaaacCTTCTCCTCTCGCTTCCGTTCTTTGCTTCTGCCTCGCTTGCCGCACAAATCAACCGCCGGCGGCAACATGCTCCATCCAATCTCCCACACAAAATGGATTGCTAAGAGCTTGGATTTAGCAACACGAAGCTTCCCGCTCGCCCGTAGCGTCATATCCGCGCGACGCCTTGATGGTTGCCGGGGACGTACGGTCATGCCCTGCCCGCGGATGGGAACGGCGGCGCCCCGGCTTGGGCCTCCCGTGGATGGGAGCGGACGGCGAACGGCGCGTGCGGCGGCTGCGCAGCCTCAGCGGACGACGACCATGGGGGCACAGGACGGCGCTGCGGGGCTCTGTGCGACACGCTGCCGTGATTCGTGCCAGCCTGTCCGTGGACTACGGGGAGCGCGGCGCGGGTGTTTATGCGCGAGTAGCTACCGGCTTTGCAGGTGACTTCCTCGGTCGATTCCGCCTTCCGGCCATAcgctcgcgccgccgtcgctccagGCACAGGCCACCGCCAGTCCCATCCGCGGGAAAGGCCGACAtggggcgccgccgctcccatcCGTGGGAGGGGTCGAACTGCGGCGCCGCTGCTCCAATACGCGGGAGGGCCGACCATCAGGTACTGGTGCTCATCCTTGGCCCTGAGCACGCGCGACGGCCGGGAGTGACCTGGGGAACGCGCAGAAGCTTCAcgagctgcgcggaagagaatggagagaaaagaaaatttctTTAGCTGACTGTGGGACCCAACACAATGGAGCTAGCGGACGAAACGTTGCTGCTTTGATGGACGGTGCGCTGGAGCTGCCGTA contains:
- the LOC101757468 gene encoding U4/U6.U5 small nuclear ribonucleoprotein 27 kDa protein, which encodes MVHSALEARNRPGPSREQKPRENSKPYLLSSPRLLAGEMSDRRRDKEKPRDRDRDKDRDLDRHRDRDRDRNRDRDKDRDRDRRRDRERKRSRSRSPSADRDRSHRRHSHSHRGRSSPSPDAGRHKRRRDASPAAADHHHREDKKSADPPAAPKGGGDPAAAAAAAAAGDGDVDAEELEMMKMMGIPVGFDSTKGKHVPDADVSGVRVVTKRQPRQYMNRRGGFNRPLPPERNR